A window of Mobula hypostoma chromosome 7, sMobHyp1.1, whole genome shotgun sequence genomic DNA:
GATTTTATCGCGGTACTGAGGTTTTAATTTTGTTGAAATGTTCTGTTCTTTGTTATTGAGTGCTACTCATGAAGGCGATGTGAATAAAATTATCAGAGGTTTATCGTGATGTATATGGTAGGCGTTGCATACCAAATAACGAGCGCGTCTGTCTCCCCGGTAGTAGGAAATGTCTCTGCACTGGTCTTCATGGTGTATTATTTACAGCTTGCCATTCATGTGTTGGATTTTGGACTGGTGGAAAAGTATCGCTATGCAAAGGTACCTTTTTCTTCTATCGCGTTCTTTCTAGCAACGATCCTTTCACTTATACTGCACGACTCGCCAATACTATAATTAGTTTGCGACCTGAATCCAGAGAAATGGCTTCTACCATCCAAGCCTTTGCATCAGTTTTCTACTGGTGCCAATAACCATTTCCAGGAACGCTGCAATGCCATTTGCTGCACGGTTGATTTCCGGAAAGGCGGTCCCAATTGTGTCAGATATTTATGCTAATCAAGCCGAGCTCTGCGCTTTTTAATCCACGCCCCGGCGGTGCAGATAGAGGGTGGTATCTGAGTCTGGTGGAGCAGGACAAAGATAAAGGTAAGCAATACTACCGGATTCTCTTTTAAGCATCTTTTTGTGACTAATATCTCGATTTCGCTGTATTTGGATGAAAACATCCGTCGATGTTCTCAATTCTGTAGGTTTTCAGGAGAAACTACGACCTTTATTAATAATGAGTAATTAGTAAGAGAAGCAAAATGTTAGTTTATTTATATAAAGGTGTACGTCAATCTTCTACACGGATAATTCTATAAAGGTTTGGAATTAAAAGGGATTAGATCATTCCGAAAACTGCGACTCCCCCCAAagaacttgtttattttttaaaatttgaaatattgaaacgtttttcttcccataacctctagttTAAAATTAAACAGTACGTGAAATTCAACCAACTAGTTTTATTAAATTTTATTCGTAAACTATAATACCAAAATATCCTGGTCTGAATTAATGCCCATCCGTAGGGCGGCTCCCTTTCACAACAATGCTAAAACGGAGAATGTAGGATTAGTACGATCTTAGAACATCTTAGAGTGAAATACGTGCAGACCGAGACTGTTAGTAAACTATAATGTTAGAATGCATATTTTCATGTGATCCATCCATTTGTAATCTTTTATATATTTGCACGAGTTTAACACGTATAATCATTATAATAGGTTGGTTTTTTTATTTCCAAAACTTCTGGTTAACCATATtcacacaaaaatattttaaatattattcAAAAATTTAAATTTACTTATGATGCTTTGCACTGGCTTCTTTGCATTCACAGTAAGAGATTTAAATGCCGCATTGCACTGGATAagacttttgtgatttttattttgcAGTAGACGCCATGTCAGACAAACCAAATCTATGTGAAATCATACAATTTGATAAGAAAAAACTGAAGAAGACAGAAACCAAAGAAAAAAACCCTTTGCCAACAAAAGAGAGTAAGTATACCAGATCTCGAGACAACCTACAGACTGTCGGCCACACCTGTGCGATAG
This region includes:
- the LOC134349287 gene encoding thymosin beta-11-like, with translation MLIKPSSALFNPRPGGADRGWYLSLVEQDKDKVDAMSDKPNLCEIIQFDKKKLKKTETKEKNPLPTKETIEEEKRQESSS